A region of Chlamydia crocodili DNA encodes the following proteins:
- a CDS encoding sodium:solute symporter family protein, with protein MNFGLFLGCLLGVQAFCLFVGRRGSSTVQDREGYFLAGRSLKTFSLTMTFIATQIGGGVLLGAAEEAARYGYMVILYPLGVALGLILLGVGPGRKLASGSIVTVVTLFESVYKSKKLRTIAFLLSALSLFFILVAQIVALDKLFSVFTYGKYLTAIFWITLVFYTSTGGFRGVVRTDIIQAIFLLIAVITCAISVWYGSSEFTPILSNSTFEPLPTSKLPGWIFMPMVFMIVEQDMAQRCVAASSPRRLQWAAIFAGIVILLFNFIPLFLGSLGARLGIAQGCVLIDTVAYISGPSLAAVMAAAIGVAILSTADSLISAVAQLVSEEVPKISSINYRYLICVIAVLAPLTAMGFSNIVDLLILSYSLSVCCLSVPIGAALLTRYQASSAAAWAAVLIGGGVYSCGYFITIPFSRDLISWLCSLLAFVFVEIFYVYSRKLSEGKA; from the coding sequence ATGAATTTTGGATTATTTTTAGGTTGTTTGCTTGGAGTTCAAGCTTTTTGTTTATTTGTAGGTCGTAGAGGTAGTTCTACGGTTCAAGATCGTGAGGGATATTTCCTAGCAGGAAGAAGTTTAAAAACGTTTTCATTAACAATGACATTTATTGCTACCCAAATTGGTGGCGGAGTTTTATTGGGTGCTGCTGAAGAAGCTGCGCGTTATGGTTACATGGTGATCTTGTACCCTTTAGGAGTGGCTTTAGGATTAATACTACTTGGTGTTGGTCCCGGAAGGAAATTGGCTTCAGGATCTATTGTCACTGTTGTGACACTTTTTGAAAGTGTTTATAAGTCAAAAAAGCTACGCACAATAGCCTTTCTTCTTTCGGCACTATCCTTATTTTTTATTCTTGTGGCACAGATTGTTGCTTTAGATAAACTGTTCAGTGTTTTTACTTATGGTAAGTATCTAACAGCTATTTTTTGGATTACATTAGTGTTTTACACATCCACAGGAGGATTTCGAGGAGTAGTAAGAACAGATATCATTCAAGCAATTTTCCTTCTTATTGCTGTGATTACTTGCGCTATTTCTGTTTGGTATGGCTCTTCTGAGTTTACCCCCATACTTTCTAACTCTACATTCGAGCCTTTACCAACGAGTAAGCTTCCAGGATGGATTTTCATGCCCATGGTATTCATGATTGTTGAACAAGATATGGCACAACGTTGTGTAGCAGCATCATCACCACGACGTTTGCAATGGGCAGCAATATTTGCAGGGATTGTAATTCTTTTATTCAACTTTATCCCTTTATTTTTAGGATCTTTAGGAGCAAGACTTGGTATTGCTCAGGGTTGCGTGCTTATTGATACTGTAGCCTATATTAGTGGTCCATCACTAGCAGCTGTTATGGCAGCTGCAATTGGTGTAGCAATACTTTCTACAGCAGATTCATTGATCAGTGCTGTTGCACAGCTTGTCAGTGAAGAGGTCCCTAAGATATCTTCGATAAACTATCGTTATTTAATTTGTGTTATTGCTGTGTTAGCGCCTCTTACCGCTATGGGCTTTAGTAATATCGTAGATTTGCTGATATTAAGTTATAGCCTTTCAGTATGTTGTCTTTCCGTCCCGATAGGTGCAGCCCTTCTCACACGTTATCAAGCTAGTTCTGCAGCAGCTTGGGCAGCGGTTCTTATAGGCGGAGGCGTATATAGTTGTGGATATTTCATCACCATCCCTTTCTCTAGAGATTTGATTTCCTGGTTATGTTCATTGCTAGCATTTGTCTTTGTTGAAATTTTCTATGTATATAGTAGAAAGCTTTCGGAGGGGAAAGCTTAG
- the aroF gene encoding 3-deoxy-7-phosphoheptulonate synthase, producing MLTTTYPLPHTLKRSPKDPNTILPLSSEISVGEGNPLLIAGPCTLESYEHTVAIGLTAKAAGATVLRGSIRKPRTSPYTFQGWEKERVIWHKEAQRIHGLLTETEVLDVRDIEITAENVDILRIGARNMQNFVLLQEASQSHRPIILKRHPSATIEEWLSSAEYLLNSPTCPGVILCERGIRTFEMSTRYTLDLNTVALLKEICPLPVIVDPSHAAGKHSLVVPLAKAAMAVGANGLMIEMHECPEKALCDGKQHITPKELTALFSSIREEYADTMYQNIEN from the coding sequence ATTCTTACGACCACCTATCCTCTACCTCACACACTAAAACGATCCCCTAAAGATCCAAATACCATTCTTCCCCTATCTTCGGAAATATCCGTAGGGGAGGGCAACCCTCTCCTCATTGCAGGTCCATGCACACTAGAAAGTTATGAACACACAGTAGCCATAGGCCTTACTGCTAAGGCAGCGGGTGCTACCGTATTGCGAGGATCAATAAGGAAACCTAGAACGAGCCCTTACACCTTCCAAGGGTGGGAAAAAGAAAGAGTTATCTGGCATAAAGAAGCTCAGCGTATTCATGGATTACTCACAGAAACGGAAGTTTTAGACGTCCGAGATATAGAGATCACAGCAGAAAATGTGGATATTCTTCGTATAGGGGCAAGGAATATGCAAAATTTTGTTTTACTTCAAGAAGCTAGCCAAAGTCACCGCCCAATTATCCTCAAACGTCACCCCTCTGCAACCATAGAAGAATGGCTATCCTCAGCTGAATATCTCCTCAACTCTCCGACATGTCCCGGAGTAATTCTTTGTGAGCGCGGTATACGTACTTTTGAAATGTCCACACGTTACACACTAGATCTCAATACCGTTGCCCTACTTAAAGAGATTTGTCCTCTTCCAGTAATTGTTGATCCCTCTCACGCTGCAGGAAAACACTCATTAGTAGTGCCTCTTGCAAAAGCTGCTATGGCTGTGGGTGCTAATGGATTAATGATAGAAATGCATGAATGTCCAGAAAAAGCTCTTTGTGATGGGAAACAGCATATCACTCCCAAAGAACTTACGGCTCTATTCTCCTCTATAAGAGAAGAATACGCTGATACTATGTACCAAAATATTGAGAATTAA